One Oryza brachyantha chromosome 3, ObraRS2, whole genome shotgun sequence DNA segment encodes these proteins:
- the LOC102703765 gene encoding uncharacterized protein LOC102703765 — MAAQPHLIAVVVMAAGILLHAASATTVYDVLQQNNLPQGLVPQGVQSYTLGADGHLEATLPFLCDFFVPIAGRQLKFRFGTNFGGTVQPGAVHDVYGVSFQAEYAWIGIRQVDRDGDQLTFLAQNIQQSFPVSSFAVSPTCSS, encoded by the coding sequence ATGGCCGCGCAGCCGCATCtgatcgccgtcgtcgtcatggCAGCAGGcatcctcctccacgccgcctccgcgaCGACGGTCTACGACGTCCTCCAGCAGAACAACCTACCGCAGGGGCTCGTGCCGCAGGGGGTGCAGTCGTACACGCTGGGTGCTGACGGGCACCTGGAGGCGACACTCCCCTTCCTCTGCGACTTCTTCGTCCCCATCGCCGGCAGGCAGCTCAAGTTCCGGTTCGGCACCAACTTCGGCGGGACCGTCCAGCCCGGCGCGGTCCACGACGTCTATGGCGTCAGCTTCCAGGCGGAGTACGCCTGGATCGGGATCAGGCAGGTcgaccgcgacggcgaccagcTCACCTTCCTGGCCCAGAATATCCAGCAGTCCTTCCCGGTGAGCTCCTTCGCCGTCAGCCCTACCTGCAGCTCATGA
- the LOC102704045 gene encoding uncharacterized protein LOC102704045: MAAAQHLLAAVIAVAAIVHAASATTVYDVLRQNNLPQGLVPQGVQSYTLQPNGHLEAMLPALCDFSVTVAGKQFKFRFATSFGGTVQAGSIHDVFGVSFQAEYAWIGIRQVDRNGDQLIFQAQNIKQSFPISGFAASPRCS; this comes from the coding sequence atggccgccgcgcagcatctcctcgccgccgtgatCGCTGTGGCGGCCATCGtccacgccgcctccgcgaCGACGGTGTACGACGTCCTGAGGCAGAACAACCTGCCGCAGGGGCTGGTCCCACAGGGGGTGCAGTCGTACACGCTGCAACCGAATGGCCACCTTGAGGCGATGCTTCCTGCCCTCTGCGACTTctccgtcaccgtcgccggcaaGCAGTTCAAGTTCCGGTTCGCGACCAGCTTCGGCGGGACCGTCCAAGCAGGGTCAATCCATGATGTTTTCGGCGTGAGTTTCCAGGCGGAGTATGCATGGATCGGTATAAGGCAGGTCGACCGCAACGGCGACCAGCTCATCTTCCAGGCCCAGAACATCAAGCAGTCTTTCCCCATCTCCGGCTTCGCCGCCAGCCCTAGATGCAgctga
- the LOC102704324 gene encoding uncharacterized protein LOC102704324: MAAAQHLLAAVIAVAAIVHAASATTVYDVLRQNNLPQGLVPQGVQSYTLQPNGHLEATLPALCDFSVTVAGKQFKFRFATSFGGTVQAGSIHDVYGVSFQAEYAWIGIRQVDRNGDQLIFQAQNIKQAFPVSGFAASPRCS, translated from the coding sequence atggccgccgcgcagcatctcctcgccgccgtgatCGCTGTGGCGGCCATCGtccacgccgcctccgcgaCGACGGTGTACGACGTCCTGAGGCAGAACAACCTGCCGCAAGGGCTGGTCCCACAGGGGGTGCAGTCGTACACGCTGCAACCGAATGGCCACCTTGAGGCGACGCTTCCTGCCCTCTGCGACTTctccgtcaccgtcgccggcaaGCAGTTCAAGTTCCGGTTCGCGACCAGCTTCGGCGGGACCGTCCAGGCAGGGTCAATCCATGATGTTTACGGCGTGAGTTTCCAGGCGGAGTATGCGTGGATCGGCATAAGGCAGGTCGACCGCAACGGCGACCAGCTCATCTTCCAGGCCCAGAACATCAAGCAGGCCTTCCCTGTCTCTGGCTTTGCCGCCAGCCCTAGATGCTCTTGA
- the LOC107303765 gene encoding uncharacterized protein LOC107303765, whose product MAAAQHLLAAVIAVAAIVYAASATTVYDVLKQNNLPQGLVPQGVQSYTLQPNGHLEATLPALCDFSVTVAGKQFKFRFATSFGGTVQAGSIHDVYGVSFQAEYAWIGIRQVDRNGDQLIFQAQNIKQSFPVSGFAASPRCT is encoded by the coding sequence atggccgccgcgcagcatctcctcgccgccgtgatCGCTGTGGCGGCCATCGTGTACGCCGCCTCGGCGACAACGGTCTACGACGTCCTGAAGCAGAACAACCTGCCGCAGGGGCTGGTCCCACAGGGGGTGCAGTCATACACGCTGCAACCAAATGGTCACCTTGAGGCGACGCTTCCTGCCCTCTGCGACTTctccgtcaccgtcgccggcaaGCAGTTCAAGTTCCGGTTCGCGACCAGCTTCGGCGGGACCGTCCAGGCAGGGTCAATCCATGATGTTTACGGCGTGAGTTTCCAGGCGGAGTATGCGTGGATCGGCATAAGGCAGGTCGACCGCAACGGCGACCAGCTCATCTTCCAGGCCCAGAACATCAAGCAGTCCTTCCCTGTCTCCGGCTTTGCGGCCAGCCCTAGATGCACctga